The segment GCGATGCTTGCCACCCGCATCTCTTTTATGAACGAGCTATCAGGAATTTGTGAAAAGGTGGGGGCGAATATTAACCAGGTCCGGATCGGGATGAGTGGGGACCACCGGATTGGGTATCACTTCCTCTATGCAGGGGCAGGCTACGGCGGTTCTTGCTTTCCGAAGGATATCCGCGCCCTCCGCGCCCTTGCTGAAGAGCTTGGCTGTGACACCCCCCTTATCGAAGCGGTTGAAACGATCAACGAAAAACAGAAAAAACGCCTTTTCAAAAGACTTTCTAGCTACTTTTCTAAAAAAGGTGGCCTAGAGGGAAAAACGATTGCGATTTGGGGCCTTGCTTTTAAGCCCAACACCGATGACATGCGCGAAGCGCCCTCTCTTACCCTGATCGACGCTCTTTTAAAGAAGGGAGTGCGCCTCCGCGTTTATGATCCCGTAGCAATGGAAAATGCTAAAAAGGCGATCGATGGCCCTGTCCGCTTTTGTCTGAGCGAGTATCAAGCGGCCCAAAATGCCGATGCGATCGTTCTGGTGACCGAGTGGAAACAATTTCGGTTTGTCAATTTAAAGACTGTTTTGTCTAAAATGAAAGGGAGCGCCTTTTTTGATGGACGGAACCAGTACAACCCTCAAGAGATGGGGGCGAAGGGGTTCCACTATGTGGGCGTTGGAGTTCCCCCGACTAAGGGAGCTCTTTTAAAGAAACTCCTTAGGACCCAAAAGAGCTATGATACTGCGCTCCTTGATCAATAAACACCTAGAAAAACTTCTCCCTCCAGGAAAGGGACCCCACGCTCCCCTATTTGAAGCGGCTCGCTACTCACTCCTCCTTCCTGGCAAGCGGCTCCGCCCTGAGCTCCTCCTCAAAGTGCTCGATGCTTATGACATTCCAGCCCATGAGGGACTCGATGCTGCAGCCGCTCTTGAGATGATCCACACCTACTCCCTAATCCATGATGACCTTCCCTGCATGGACGATGATGACCTCCGCCGAGGAAAACCGACCCTCCACAAGGTTTACGACGAAGGGCAAGCGGTCCTTGCCGGAGACTTCCTCCTTACCTACGCTTTTGAAGTCCTTGCCAAAAGCGCCGTCCCCCGCGAGGTGATCACGATCTTTGCAAAAGCGGCTGGCGGACATGGGATGATCGGCGG is part of the Candidatus Neptunochlamydia vexilliferae genome and harbors:
- a CDS encoding polyprenyl synthetase family protein, which gives rise to MILRSLINKHLEKLLPPGKGPHAPLFEAARYSLLLPGKRLRPELLLKVLDAYDIPAHEGLDAAAALEMIHTYSLIHDDLPCMDDDDLRRGKPTLHKVYDEGQAVLAGDFLLTYAFEVLAKSAVPREVITIFAKAAGGHGMIGGQVIDLLSEGKEIDWDTLKQMYLGKTAALFSAALEAGGVIAGASTEDQAALKEAGNYYGISFQIQDDILDETGTEESMGKPVGSDVANRKANILTLFGRARAEALAQTFMGLAKKSIPPSCASFSGKMESLQISYT
- a CDS encoding UDP-glucose dehydrogenase family protein, translated to MIVVIGVGYVGLVTGTCFAEMGHEVTCVDIDQEKIEGLKKGTIPFYEPGLKELVTRNQKEGRLTFTTKLSEAAIYFIAVGTPSKKGGAADLSQVEAAVEAISEKMTGYTVIVNKSTVPVGTAKKLKNHILSNHPFDIVSCPEFLKEGTAIEDCMKPDRIVIGSDSEKATQVVKRLYIPFTLNHDRILVMDLASAELTKYASNAMLATRISFMNELSGICEKVGANINQVRIGMSGDHRIGYHFLYAGAGYGGSCFPKDIRALRALAEELGCDTPLIEAVETINEKQKKRLFKRLSSYFSKKGGLEGKTIAIWGLAFKPNTDDMREAPSLTLIDALLKKGVRLRVYDPVAMENAKKAIDGPVRFCLSEYQAAQNADAIVLVTEWKQFRFVNLKTVLSKMKGSAFFDGRNQYNPQEMGAKGFHYVGVGVPPTKGALLKKLLRTQKSYDTALLDQ